From a region of the Bermanella marisrubri genome:
- a CDS encoding DUF805 domain-containing protein, translating into MLSVFKTCFRALFSCEGTVTRMEYWWFLVLPYSLVFSVLMVFDPVLSASFSGEFYILPFIFIYAYSVVAITIKRFRDAGIKPVYIWFSLVPIAGALWLLYIVYLKSSVNERKAALLKPVSSIEKTIKAFYQHPVSSRGIYLAVAILLPFVAYMMIYFYSDFSVERVCDSRLFSFSSCEKLPEPAFFVMGDLILAYFYCLIIPIIFLFLFRWGSQLGLLLSLSLFGVVSAPFLTHISDYFIEGAGYLSSHYIELIDQLGIAFNISIIAYTAMVICGLKSFTLFISSYYAVGSVYYFVKKLMVIPEPRGYYYDMADEIVHVINHDPTLIALVNGFVISLTILFSVLLYRKQKRDEIKCFSGWGESLRKGGI; encoded by the coding sequence ATGTTATCGGTTTTTAAAACATGCTTCCGTGCGCTTTTTAGTTGTGAAGGGACGGTCACAAGAATGGAATATTGGTGGTTCTTGGTACTTCCATATAGTCTTGTTTTTTCGGTATTGATGGTATTTGACCCGGTACTGTCTGCGTCTTTTTCTGGTGAATTTTACATTTTGCCTTTTATTTTCATTTATGCATATTCGGTGGTTGCTATAACCATAAAACGCTTTCGAGATGCGGGCATTAAGCCAGTGTATATATGGTTTTCATTGGTGCCTATCGCTGGAGCACTCTGGCTTCTGTATATAGTCTATCTCAAGTCAAGTGTGAACGAGAGAAAAGCGGCACTTTTAAAACCTGTGTCTAGTATTGAAAAGACTATTAAAGCGTTTTATCAACATCCTGTATCAAGCAGGGGAATCTATTTAGCGGTTGCAATATTGTTGCCTTTCGTGGCGTACATGATGATTTACTTCTATTCAGACTTCTCTGTAGAGCGAGTTTGCGACAGTCGTCTTTTTAGTTTTTCGTCATGCGAAAAATTACCTGAACCTGCATTCTTTGTTATGGGGGATCTGATCTTGGCATATTTTTATTGTTTAATTATACCAATAATCTTTTTATTCCTTTTTAGATGGGGTAGTCAACTGGGTCTATTGCTGAGCTTATCTCTATTCGGAGTGGTAAGTGCGCCATTTTTAACGCATATTTCAGATTACTTTATTGAGGGGGCGGGGTATTTATCTTCTCACTATATTGAGCTCATAGATCAGTTGGGCATCGCTTTTAATATTTCTATTATAGCCTATACCGCGATGGTCATATGCGGCTTAAAATCATTCACATTGTTTATTTCTTCTTATTATGCGGTAGGTAGTGTCTATTACTTTGTGAAAAAACTAATGGTCATTCCGGAGCCGAGAGGTTATTACTATGATATGGCTGATGAAATTGTACATGTAATTAATCACGATCCGACCTTGATTGCTTTGGTTAATGGTTTTGTTATATCGCTCACTATTCTCTTTAGCGTGTTGTTGTATCGTAAGCAGAAAAGAGATGAGATTAAGTGCTTCTCTGGTTGGGGTGAATCACTTCGTAAAGGTGGGATTTAG